The following proteins are co-located in the Cupriavidus pauculus genome:
- the cphA gene encoding cyanophycin synthetase, which produces MEVSRIRALRGPNLWCRHTAIEAIVACSDQSHLLAELPGFEDRLRARFPAIPPMRPDDEAGSPSMAHALEAAALGLQAAAGCPVTFSHAAPTLEPGTYQVVVQYSEEEVGRLAFELAEQLCLAARDDKPFDLDDALHRLRELDEDVRLGPSTGSIVYAAVARGIPYRRLTQGSMVQFGWGSKQRRIQAAETDMTSAVSESIAQDKELTKSLLHAAGVPVPLGRSVTSAEEAWAAAQEINGPVVVKPRDGNQGKGVAVRIRTREEVMTAYEVAADISSDVLVERYIPGHDFRLLVVGKHLVAAARRDPPQVIGDGTHTVRQLVEEVNRDPRRGEGHATSLTKIRFDDIALATLAKQGLSADAVPAKGVRVVLRNNANLSTGGSATDVTDDVHPDIAARAVAAAQMVGLDICGVDAVCETMLKPFEEQAGGIVEVNAAPGLRMHLQPSYGKGRAVGEAIISTMFADGDDGRIPVVAVSGTNGKTTTVRLITHILASNGLRMGMTGTDGVYIQGQRIDTGDCSGPRSARNVLLHPDVDAAVFETARGGLLREGLAFDRCDVAVVTNVGEGDHLGLSFISTVEDLAVLKSVIVQNVAPHGMAVLNAADPMVARMADACPGSVTFFAHDAGLPTMALHRAQGKRVVFVEGAEIVATEGETSVRFALADIPLTRNGSIGFQVENAMSSIAAAWALGIDWNVIRRALATFVSDAATAPGRFNVFDYKGATLIADYGHNPDAIQALCNAVQTMRSNKRVVVISGAGDRRDEDIRKQTQILGGVFDEVVLYQDQCQRGREDGEVLALLREGLVGAQRTRHTEEIRGEYLAIDTALARLQPGDLCLILIDQVEDALDHIARRIAETSQA; this is translated from the coding sequence ATGGAAGTCTCTCGTATCCGGGCTCTGCGTGGCCCGAATCTCTGGTGCCGGCATACCGCCATCGAAGCCATCGTGGCCTGTTCGGACCAATCGCACCTGCTGGCCGAACTGCCCGGCTTCGAGGATCGCCTGCGGGCGCGCTTTCCGGCCATTCCGCCGATGCGCCCCGACGACGAAGCCGGCTCGCCCTCGATGGCCCACGCGCTGGAAGCCGCCGCGCTGGGCCTGCAGGCCGCCGCCGGCTGCCCGGTAACGTTCAGCCACGCCGCGCCGACGCTGGAACCGGGCACCTACCAGGTGGTGGTGCAGTACAGCGAGGAAGAAGTGGGCCGGCTGGCCTTCGAGCTGGCCGAGCAGCTTTGCCTGGCCGCGCGCGACGACAAGCCGTTCGACCTGGACGATGCGCTGCACCGCCTGCGCGAGCTGGACGAGGACGTGCGCCTGGGGCCCAGCACCGGCTCTATCGTCTACGCCGCCGTGGCGCGCGGCATCCCGTACCGGCGCCTGACGCAGGGCTCGATGGTCCAGTTTGGCTGGGGCAGCAAGCAGCGCCGCATCCAGGCCGCCGAGACCGACATGACCAGCGCGGTCTCGGAATCGATCGCGCAGGACAAGGAACTGACCAAGAGCCTGCTGCACGCGGCCGGCGTGCCGGTGCCACTGGGCCGGTCGGTGACCAGCGCAGAGGAAGCCTGGGCCGCCGCGCAGGAAATCAACGGCCCGGTGGTGGTCAAGCCGCGCGACGGCAACCAGGGCAAGGGCGTGGCGGTGCGCATCCGCACGCGCGAGGAAGTGATGACGGCCTATGAAGTGGCGGCCGACATCTCGTCGGACGTGCTGGTCGAGCGCTACATCCCCGGCCACGACTTCCGGCTGCTGGTCGTCGGCAAGCACCTGGTGGCCGCGGCCCGCCGCGACCCGCCGCAGGTGATTGGCGATGGCACGCACACGGTGCGCCAGCTCGTGGAGGAAGTGAACCGCGACCCGCGCCGGGGCGAGGGCCATGCCACGTCGCTGACCAAGATCCGCTTCGACGACATCGCGCTGGCCACGCTGGCCAAGCAGGGCCTGTCCGCCGACGCCGTGCCGGCCAAGGGCGTGCGCGTGGTGCTGCGGAACAACGCCAACCTGTCGACGGGCGGCAGCGCCACCGACGTGACCGACGACGTCCACCCGGACATCGCCGCGCGCGCCGTGGCGGCGGCCCAGATGGTGGGGCTGGACATCTGCGGCGTGGACGCCGTGTGCGAGACGATGCTCAAGCCGTTCGAGGAACAGGCCGGCGGCATCGTCGAGGTGAACGCCGCGCCGGGGCTGCGCATGCACCTGCAGCCGTCGTACGGCAAGGGCCGCGCCGTGGGCGAGGCCATCATCTCGACCATGTTTGCCGATGGCGACGATGGCCGCATCCCCGTGGTGGCCGTCTCGGGCACCAACGGCAAGACCACGACCGTGCGGCTGATCACCCATATCCTGGCCTCCAACGGCCTGCGCATGGGCATGACCGGCACCGACGGCGTGTACATCCAGGGTCAGCGGATCGACACCGGCGACTGCAGCGGCCCGCGCAGCGCCCGCAACGTGCTGCTGCATCCCGACGTGGACGCCGCCGTGTTCGAGACGGCCCGTGGCGGCCTGCTGCGCGAGGGCCTGGCCTTCGACCGCTGCGACGTGGCCGTGGTGACCAACGTGGGCGAAGGCGACCACCTGGGCCTGTCGTTCATCAGCACCGTCGAGGACCTGGCCGTGCTGAAGAGCGTGATCGTCCAGAACGTGGCGCCGCACGGCATGGCCGTGCTGAACGCCGCCGACCCGATGGTCGCCCGCATGGCCGACGCCTGCCCGGGGTCAGTCACGTTCTTCGCCCATGACGCCGGCCTGCCGACGATGGCGCTGCACCGCGCCCAGGGCAAGCGCGTGGTGTTCGTGGAAGGCGCCGAGATCGTGGCCACCGAAGGCGAGACCAGCGTGCGGTTTGCGCTGGCCGACATTCCGCTCACGCGCAATGGCTCGATCGGCTTCCAGGTGGAAAACGCGATGTCGTCGATCGCCGCCGCCTGGGCACTGGGCATCGACTGGAACGTGATCCGCCGCGCGCTGGCCACGTTCGTGAGCGACGCCGCCACGGCGCCGGGCCGCTTCAACGTGTTCGACTACAAGGGCGCCACGCTGATTGCCGACTACGGCCACAACCCCGACGCGATCCAGGCGCTGTGCAACGCCGTGCAGACCATGCGCTCGAACAAGCGCGTGGTGGTGATCAGCGGCGCCGGCGACCGCCGCGACGAGGACATCCGCAAGCAGACGCAGATCCTGGGCGGCGTGTTCGACGAGGTCGTGCTGTACCAGGACCAGTGCCAGCGCGGCCGCGAGGACGGCGAAGTGCTGGCGCTGCTGCGCGAGGGGCTGGTGGGCGCGCAACGCACTCGCCACACCGAGGAAATCCGCGGCGAGTACCTGGCCATCGACACGGCCCTGGCCCGCCTGCAGCCCGGCGACCTGTGCCTGATCCTGATCGACCAGGTGGAAGACGCGCTGGACCACATCGCCAGGCGCATTGCCGAAACCTCGCAGGCCTGA
- a CDS encoding D-amino acid dehydrogenase codes for MRVAIVGAGVVGMTTAWRLANDGHEVTVVERHDGPGEETSFANGGQLSYSYVAPLAGPGVLSKVPGWLLDRDSPMRFRPSMDAGQWRWLMAFMLACNATTSEATTRKLLRLAFYSRDLMQAFVNRPEAREEGGGFDFARRGKLVVHRDAAAYDSACRLLDYQASLGCEQQALDRDATVALEPALAGIRDDIAGAIYTPSEEVGDCHRFCVSLAHLLEGNRAVTLRFGTRVTALRRQGERVTGLRTDQGDVAADVVIVSGGIGSVPLLRPAGIRPMLWPLKGYSITVPIADGARAPHISVTDFANKIVYARIGNTLRVAGMADIVRGGAVVDRERAQTLVTQTRAVFGNVTNGAGLDALQPWAGLRPATPTGLPMIGPSRLPGLWLNLGHGALGFTLAMGSAGLLADRLAGRTPAIGTEDFSAVSA; via the coding sequence ATGCGGGTAGCGATCGTGGGCGCCGGCGTGGTCGGCATGACTACCGCGTGGCGGTTGGCCAACGACGGCCATGAGGTGACGGTGGTGGAGCGTCACGACGGCCCGGGGGAGGAAACCAGTTTCGCCAACGGCGGGCAGCTCAGCTACAGCTACGTGGCGCCGCTGGCCGGGCCGGGCGTGCTGTCGAAGGTGCCGGGCTGGCTGCTGGACCGCGACTCGCCGATGCGCTTCCGCCCGTCGATGGACGCCGGGCAGTGGCGCTGGCTGATGGCGTTCATGCTGGCGTGCAATGCCACGACGAGCGAAGCCACCACGCGCAAGCTGCTGCGGCTGGCGTTCTATTCGCGGGACCTGATGCAGGCTTTCGTGAACCGCCCCGAGGCGCGCGAGGAGGGCGGCGGCTTTGATTTCGCGCGGCGCGGCAAGCTGGTGGTGCACCGCGACGCGGCGGCCTACGACTCGGCATGCCGCTTGCTGGACTACCAGGCGAGCCTGGGCTGCGAGCAGCAGGCGCTGGACCGCGACGCGACGGTGGCGCTGGAGCCGGCGCTGGCCGGCATCCGCGACGACATCGCCGGCGCGATCTACACGCCCAGCGAGGAAGTGGGCGATTGCCATCGCTTCTGCGTGTCGCTGGCCCACCTGTTGGAAGGCAACCGGGCCGTGACGCTGCGGTTCGGCACGCGGGTGACGGCGCTGAGGCGGCAGGGCGAGCGCGTGACCGGCCTGCGCACCGACCAGGGCGATGTCGCGGCCGACGTGGTGATCGTCTCCGGCGGCATCGGCAGCGTGCCGTTGCTGCGGCCCGCCGGCATCCGGCCGATGCTGTGGCCGCTCAAGGGCTACAGCATCACGGTGCCGATTGCCGACGGGGCGCGGGCGCCGCACATCAGCGTGACGGACTTCGCGAACAAGATCGTCTACGCCCGCATCGGCAATACGCTGCGCGTGGCGGGCATGGCCGACATCGTGCGCGGCGGGGCCGTGGTGGACCGCGAGCGCGCCCAGACGCTGGTCACGCAGACGCGGGCCGTGTTCGGCAACGTGACGAACGGCGCCGGCCTGGACGCGCTGCAGCCCTGGGCCGGCCTGCGCCCCGCCACGCCGACCGGGCTGCCGATGATCGGCCCGTCGCGGCTGCCGGGGCTCTGGCTGAACCTGGGCCACGGCGCGCTGGGGTTCACGCTGGCCATGGGCAGCGCGGGCCTGCTGGCCGACCGGCTGGCGGGCCGCACGCCGGCCATCGGGACGGAAGATTTCAGTGCAGTGTCGGCCTGA
- a CDS encoding amino acid ABC transporter permease, producing MSALQLVIDSLPVLLQGTLLTLKFAVLSMAFGLPIGMVVALMGIGHQRILKGIAWVYVSIMRGTPLLVQIFVVYYGLPGIGIALEPTPAGVLTLSLNVGAYLSESMRGAILGVARGQWLAAYSLGMTPVQTLRLVVGPQALRLAVPSLSNSLISLIKDTSLVSVITVTELLRTSQEIIAATYQPLPLYLAAAAIYWILSTALSAVQHVMERRLSLPSRH from the coding sequence ATGTCCGCGCTCCAACTCGTCATCGATTCGCTGCCCGTCTTGCTGCAGGGCACGCTGCTCACGCTGAAGTTTGCCGTGCTGTCGATGGCGTTCGGTCTCCCGATCGGTATGGTGGTCGCGCTGATGGGCATTGGCCATCAGAGGATTCTGAAAGGGATTGCCTGGGTGTACGTCAGCATCATGCGCGGCACGCCGCTGCTGGTGCAGATCTTCGTCGTCTACTACGGGCTGCCGGGCATCGGCATCGCGCTGGAGCCCACGCCGGCCGGCGTGCTGACGCTGAGCCTCAACGTGGGGGCGTATCTGTCGGAAAGCATGCGCGGCGCCATCCTGGGCGTGGCGCGCGGCCAGTGGCTGGCAGCCTACAGCCTGGGGATGACGCCCGTGCAGACGCTGCGCCTCGTGGTGGGTCCGCAGGCGCTGCGGCTGGCGGTGCCGAGCCTGTCGAACAGCCTGATCAGCCTGATCAAGGACACGTCGCTGGTGTCGGTGATCACGGTGACGGAACTGCTGCGGACCTCGCAGGAAATCATCGCCGCGACCTACCAGCCGCTGCCGCTGTACCTGGCGGCCGCCGCGATCTACTGGATCCTGAGCACGGCGCTATCGGCCGTGCAGCACGTGATGGAGCGGCGCCTGTCGCTGCCGTCGCGTCACTGA
- a CDS encoding SRPBCC family protein: protein MTTPQTIVVTYIAATPEQVWQALTDPAQSVRYFFGRRVESDWQPGSPFVLRMEDGKVDSQGVVLAAEPPYRLSVTWRVEWLEAFRQLPEVVVTWQVDALGDEAVRLTVSELHQEPVDAQILQGGRNGWPLILAGLKTLLETGRPLNVEAPKPPPAPQPAQ from the coding sequence ATGACCACCCCGCAGACCATCGTCGTCACCTATATCGCCGCCACGCCGGAACAGGTCTGGCAGGCGCTGACCGACCCGGCCCAGAGCGTACGCTACTTCTTTGGGCGCCGCGTGGAATCGGACTGGCAGCCGGGCAGCCCGTTCGTGCTGCGGATGGAGGACGGCAAGGTGGATTCGCAGGGCGTGGTGCTGGCCGCCGAGCCGCCCTACCGGCTGTCGGTGACGTGGCGCGTGGAATGGCTGGAGGCGTTCCGCCAGCTACCCGAGGTCGTGGTCACATGGCAGGTCGACGCGCTGGGCGACGAGGCGGTGCGGCTGACGGTCAGCGAGCTGCATCAGGAGCCCGTGGACGCGCAGATCCTGCAAGGCGGCCGCAACGGCTGGCCGCTGATCCTGGCCGGGCTCAAGACGCTGCTCGAAACGGGCCGCCCGCTCAACGTCGAGGCGCCCAAGCCGCCGCCCGCGCCCCAGCCCGCTCAGTGA
- a CDS encoding glutamate/aspartate ABC transporter substrate-binding protein has protein sequence MKSLSVRSTPLHRLAAAALLAGAAAGAHAADGDTLKKIKDSGVISLGYRESSIPFSYSDGNQVMGYSHDYLLAIVDKVKSTLNMPNLQVKMTPITSQNRIPLMQNGTLDIECGSTTNNTERQKQVAFSNSLFIYGIRMLTKKDSGVTDFPQLKGKNVVTTAGTTGERLLVKMNGEGWNMNLTSAKDHGQAFLILESGRAAAFVMDEPLLYGERTKAKNAGDWVVAGTPLQTENYACMFRKDDPSFKQLVDGVVADIQKSGRAEKLYTKWFLQPIPPRNINMNYALSPEMKQLFAEPNDKAFQ, from the coding sequence ATGAAGTCACTGTCTGTCCGTTCAACCCCCCTCCATCGCCTGGCCGCCGCAGCCCTGCTGGCTGGCGCGGCCGCCGGCGCCCACGCCGCCGATGGCGACACGCTCAAGAAGATCAAGGACAGCGGCGTGATTTCGCTGGGCTACCGCGAATCGTCGATCCCGTTTTCGTACTCGGACGGCAACCAGGTCATGGGCTATTCCCATGACTACCTGCTGGCCATCGTCGACAAGGTGAAGTCGACGCTGAACATGCCGAACCTGCAGGTCAAGATGACGCCGATCACGTCGCAGAACCGCATCCCGCTGATGCAGAACGGCACGCTCGACATCGAGTGCGGCAGCACCACCAACAACACCGAGCGCCAGAAGCAGGTGGCCTTCTCCAACAGCCTGTTCATTTACGGCATCCGCATGCTGACCAAGAAGGACTCGGGCGTGACGGACTTCCCGCAGCTCAAGGGCAAGAACGTGGTCACCACGGCCGGCACCACCGGCGAGCGCCTGCTGGTGAAGATGAACGGCGAGGGCTGGAACATGAACCTGACCAGCGCCAAGGACCATGGCCAGGCGTTCCTGATCCTGGAATCGGGCCGCGCCGCCGCGTTCGTGATGGACGAGCCGCTGCTGTACGGCGAGCGCACCAAGGCCAAGAACGCCGGCGACTGGGTGGTGGCGGGCACGCCGCTGCAGACCGAGAACTACGCCTGCATGTTCCGCAAGGACGATCCGTCGTTCAAGCAACTCGTGGACGGCGTGGTGGCCGACATCCAGAAGAGCGGCCGGGCCGAGAAGCTGTACACCAAGTGGTTCCTGCAGCCGATTCCGCCGCGCAACATCAACATGAACTACGCGCTGTCGCCGGAAATGAAGCAACTGTTCGCCGAGCCGAACGACAAGGCGTTCCAGTAA
- a CDS encoding LysR substrate-binding domain-containing protein, with product MRLRQIEVFRAVMLTGTVSEAARLLHVSQPVVTRVLQHAEASLGFRLFDRQRGRLQPTPEAQALYGDVERLYGEIERVRRVSESLRHKGAGRLRVAATPSLANPLLVPAVRRFCARHPETQVQVLTHHTNEIMAALLANQIDVGFAFSPPRHEAITSAPVAAGRMLLAVPRTQPLPSGGRRGTVAIRKVLERPFIGYDDDSSLGLLVRQTLARHALEPHSTLEVQTYSLALALVDAGLGLTLLDQYTALSANPAHVALHDLQPELAFEIHMLRASHRGASSLVDDMQAQFAAAAAALAATLGDRLEVPAVQFEPAPR from the coding sequence ATGCGCCTGCGCCAGATCGAGGTTTTCCGTGCCGTCATGCTGACCGGCACCGTCAGCGAGGCCGCCCGCCTGCTCCACGTCTCCCAGCCGGTGGTGACGCGGGTGCTGCAGCACGCCGAGGCGTCGCTCGGCTTTCGCCTGTTCGACCGCCAGCGCGGCAGGCTGCAGCCCACGCCCGAGGCGCAGGCGCTCTATGGCGATGTCGAAAGGCTATATGGCGAGATCGAGCGCGTGCGGCGCGTGTCCGAAAGCCTGCGCCACAAGGGCGCGGGACGGCTGCGCGTGGCCGCCACGCCCAGCCTGGCCAACCCGCTGCTGGTGCCCGCGGTGCGCCGCTTCTGCGCGCGCCATCCCGAGACGCAGGTGCAGGTGCTGACGCACCACACCAACGAGATCATGGCGGCGCTGCTGGCCAACCAGATCGACGTCGGATTCGCGTTCTCGCCGCCGCGCCACGAGGCAATCACCAGCGCGCCGGTGGCCGCCGGCCGGATGCTGCTGGCCGTGCCGCGCACCCAGCCGCTGCCCTCGGGCGGCCGGCGCGGCACGGTGGCCATCCGCAAGGTTCTGGAGCGGCCGTTCATTGGCTATGACGACGACAGCTCGCTGGGGCTGCTGGTGCGCCAGACGCTGGCGCGCCACGCGCTGGAGCCGCATTCGACGCTGGAGGTGCAGACCTACTCGCTGGCGCTGGCGCTGGTCGATGCCGGGCTGGGCCTGACGCTGCTGGACCAGTACACGGCGCTCAGCGCCAACCCGGCGCACGTGGCGCTGCACGACCTGCAGCCGGAACTGGCGTTCGAGATCCACATGCTGCGCGCCAGCCATCGCGGGGCGTCGAGCCTGGTCGACGACATGCAGGCCCAGTTCGCCGCCGCCGCGGCGGCGCTGGCCGCCACGCTTGGCGACCGCCTGGAGGTGCCGGCCGTGCAGTTCGAGCCGGCGCCGCGCTGA
- the cphA gene encoding cyanophycin synthetase translates to MKKKDIEIFDVMSLRGPNMWTYRPVLEAWVDIGELEDFPSNKIPGFYERLSAWLPTLIEHRCSPGVRGGFLMRLKEGTWPGHILEHVTLELQNLAGMPGGFGKARETPVRGVYKVIVRAWHEEVTRAALFTARDLVMAAIEDRPFDVPAAVDHLRRLVDEHCLGPSTACIVDAADDRDIPSIRLSDGNLVQLGYGARQRRIWTAETDRTSAIAESISRDKDLTKTLLESCGVPVPEGRMVESPEDAWDAAESIGVPVVVKPYDGNHGRGVFTNLMTREEVETAYGVAIEEGNGVIVERFVPGNEHRLLIVGGRMVACAMGETASVVGDGRQTIDELIESQINSDPRRGSTEDHPLNRVRLDSAARLELKRQGYADGSAVPPEGRTVLIQRNGNVAFDVTDRVHPSVAAHAALAARIVGLDIAGVDLVAEDISRPLADQRGAIVEVNAGPGLLMHIKPADGEPRPVGRAIVDHLFPSRNGVDDDGRIPVVGITGTNGKTVVAKLVARLLQLSGKHTGLACSDGLFLDRRQVEKGDLGERASWEAGHRILMNRAVEAAVFENDSGMILSQGLPYDRCQVGVVTNFGQPDHLGDYYVEDADRMYSVLRTQVDVVLKTGAAVLNAADARLVEMAELCDGDVIFFGLSADLPAIVAHRAAGKRAVFVREGKVVMATGGSETALTDVSAIPLTYAGRVAFQIDNVLAAVATGWALGISNDLIRAGIVTFDVGQVDVPGRFTMFERQGAMVIVDDAHNAPALEALAAALDRFPAERRMLVFGAGVQRRDEDLVQQGKVIGKSFDRVFLCEDHSVRRDLPDAEARALVKKGLYEGRRVTKIIDEGARRAAVEAALSQLVAGDLLVLQCDEGSPESTVEQVHQWMGRSGRRA, encoded by the coding sequence ATGAAAAAGAAGGACATTGAGATTTTCGATGTCATGTCGCTGCGCGGCCCGAATATGTGGACATATCGGCCGGTGCTGGAGGCATGGGTCGACATCGGCGAACTGGAGGACTTTCCGTCCAACAAGATTCCCGGTTTCTACGAACGCCTGTCGGCCTGGCTGCCCACGCTGATCGAGCACCGCTGCAGCCCTGGCGTGCGCGGCGGCTTCCTGATGCGGCTGAAGGAAGGCACCTGGCCGGGCCACATCCTGGAACACGTCACGCTCGAACTGCAGAACCTGGCCGGCATGCCCGGCGGGTTTGGCAAGGCGCGCGAGACGCCGGTACGCGGCGTCTACAAGGTCATCGTGCGCGCCTGGCATGAAGAGGTCACGCGCGCGGCGCTGTTCACCGCGCGCGACCTGGTCATGGCCGCCATCGAGGACCGGCCGTTCGACGTCCCCGCGGCCGTGGACCACCTGCGCCGCCTGGTCGACGAACACTGCCTGGGCCCCAGCACGGCCTGCATCGTCGACGCCGCCGACGACCGCGACATCCCGTCGATCCGGCTGTCCGACGGCAACCTGGTGCAGCTTGGCTACGGCGCGCGCCAGCGCCGCATCTGGACGGCCGAGACCGACCGCACGAGCGCCATCGCCGAATCGATCTCGCGCGACAAGGACCTGACCAAGACGCTGCTGGAATCGTGCGGCGTGCCGGTGCCGGAAGGCCGCATGGTCGAAAGCCCCGAGGACGCCTGGGACGCCGCCGAAAGCATCGGCGTGCCCGTGGTGGTCAAGCCCTACGACGGCAACCACGGCCGCGGCGTGTTCACGAACCTGATGACGCGCGAGGAAGTGGAAACCGCCTACGGCGTTGCCATCGAGGAAGGCAACGGCGTGATCGTCGAGCGCTTCGTGCCCGGCAACGAGCACCGCCTGCTGATCGTCGGCGGCCGCATGGTCGCCTGCGCGATGGGCGAGACCGCGTCGGTCGTGGGTGACGGCCGCCAGACCATCGACGAGCTGATCGAATCGCAGATCAACTCCGATCCGCGCCGTGGCAGCACCGAGGACCACCCGCTGAACCGCGTGCGGCTGGATTCGGCCGCGCGGCTGGAACTGAAGCGCCAGGGCTATGCCGATGGCAGCGCCGTGCCGCCCGAGGGCCGCACCGTGCTGATCCAGCGCAACGGCAACGTGGCGTTCGACGTGACCGACCGCGTGCACCCCAGCGTGGCCGCGCATGCGGCGCTGGCCGCCCGCATCGTCGGGCTGGACATCGCCGGCGTGGACCTGGTGGCCGAGGACATCTCGCGTCCGCTGGCCGACCAGCGCGGCGCCATCGTCGAGGTCAACGCCGGCCCCGGCCTGCTGATGCACATCAAACCCGCCGACGGCGAGCCGCGCCCCGTGGGCCGCGCCATCGTCGACCACCTGTTCCCGTCGCGCAACGGCGTGGACGATGACGGCCGCATCCCGGTGGTGGGCATCACCGGCACCAACGGCAAGACCGTGGTGGCCAAGCTCGTGGCGCGGCTGCTGCAGCTATCGGGCAAGCACACCGGCCTGGCCTGCAGCGACGGCCTGTTCCTGGACCGCCGCCAGGTGGAGAAAGGCGACCTGGGCGAGCGCGCGAGCTGGGAAGCCGGCCACCGCATCCTGATGAACCGCGCGGTGGAAGCCGCGGTGTTCGAGAACGACAGCGGCATGATCCTGTCGCAGGGCCTGCCCTACGACCGCTGCCAGGTGGGCGTGGTGACCAACTTCGGCCAGCCCGACCACCTGGGCGACTACTACGTCGAGGACGCGGACCGCATGTACAGCGTGCTGCGTACCCAGGTGGACGTGGTGCTGAAGACCGGCGCCGCCGTGCTGAACGCCGCCGACGCGCGCCTGGTCGAGATGGCCGAGCTGTGCGATGGCGACGTGATCTTCTTCGGCCTGTCCGCCGACCTGCCCGCCATCGTCGCCCATCGCGCGGCCGGCAAGCGCGCCGTATTCGTGCGCGAAGGCAAGGTGGTCATGGCCACCGGCGGCAGCGAGACCGCGCTGACCGACGTGTCGGCCATTCCGCTGACCTACGCGGGCCGCGTCGCCTTCCAGATCGACAACGTGCTGGCCGCCGTGGCCACGGGCTGGGCGCTCGGCATCTCCAACGACCTCATCCGCGCCGGCATCGTCACGTTCGACGTGGGCCAGGTGGACGTGCCGGGCCGCTTCACGATGTTCGAGCGCCAGGGCGCCATGGTGATCGTCGACGACGCCCACAACGCCCCCGCGCTGGAAGCGCTGGCCGCCGCGCTGGACCGCTTTCCGGCCGAGCGCCGCATGCTGGTGTTCGGCGCCGGCGTGCAGCGCCGCGACGAAGACCTGGTGCAGCAGGGCAAGGTCATCGGCAAGTCGTTCGATCGCGTGTTCCTGTGCGAGGACCACAGCGTGCGCCGCGACCTGCCCGACGCCGAGGCCCGCGCGCTGGTCAAGAAGGGCCTCTACGAAGGCCGCCGCGTGACCAAGATCATCGACGAAGGCGCGCGCCGCGCCGCGGTGGAAGCCGCGCTGTCGCAGCTTGTGGCGGGCGACCTGCTGGTCCTGCAGTGCGACGAGGGCTCCCCGGAGTCCACCGTCGAGCAGGTGCACCAGTGGATGGGCCGCAGCGGACGCCGCGCCTGA
- a CDS encoding transporter substrate-binding domain-containing protein yields the protein MRTIRSGWFKSLLATALVAGATGMAATAAHAADLLDTVKQAGVLKVGLEGTYPPFGYRGANNELDGFDVDVARAVAGKLGVKPEFVTTEWSAIIAGLQAGKFDIIVNQVSVTPQRKQVLDFSTPYVYSAAQLIQRKDDKREFASLDALKGHKLGVSLGSNYNDLAKSVPGIDVKTYPGAPEYLRDLAAQRVDAALNDRLMVNYLIKQANLPLRPGAVLPGANSEVAIPFRKDNPKFAAAIDKALDDLRRDGTLAKLSNKWFGSDVTKPAK from the coding sequence ATGCGAACGATTCGATCGGGTTGGTTCAAGTCCCTGCTGGCTACCGCACTGGTGGCCGGCGCCACCGGCATGGCCGCCACGGCCGCCCATGCCGCTGACCTGCTGGACACCGTCAAGCAGGCCGGCGTGCTCAAGGTCGGGCTCGAAGGAACCTACCCGCCGTTCGGCTATCGCGGCGCCAACAACGAGCTGGACGGCTTTGACGTCGACGTGGCCCGCGCCGTGGCCGGCAAGCTCGGCGTGAAGCCCGAGTTCGTGACCACCGAATGGAGTGCGATCATCGCCGGGCTGCAGGCCGGCAAGTTCGACATCATCGTCAACCAGGTGTCGGTCACCCCGCAGCGCAAGCAGGTGCTCGACTTCTCGACGCCGTACGTCTACTCGGCCGCCCAGCTTATCCAGCGCAAGGACGACAAGCGCGAATTCGCGTCGCTGGACGCGCTGAAGGGCCACAAGCTCGGCGTCAGCCTGGGCAGCAACTACAACGACCTCGCCAAGTCGGTGCCCGGCATCGACGTCAAGACCTACCCGGGTGCCCCCGAGTACCTGCGCGACCTGGCCGCCCAGCGCGTGGACGCGGCGCTGAACGACCGCCTGATGGTCAACTACCTGATCAAGCAGGCCAACCTGCCGCTGCGTCCGGGCGCGGTGTTGCCGGGCGCCAACAGCGAGGTCGCCATCCCGTTCCGCAAGGACAACCCCAAGTTCGCCGCCGCGATCGACAAGGCGCTGGACGACCTGCGCCGCGACGGCACGCTGGCCAAGCTGTCGAACAAGTGGTTCGGCTCGGACGTGACCAAGCCGGCCAAGTAA